From Zavarzinella sp., one genomic window encodes:
- a CDS encoding arginine deiminase-related protein has product MREHPTILMCPPEHYGIEYEINPWMKRTMASVRDVAWQQWKALRDQLVVFGATIHELKPQPGLPDLVFTANAGIVFRDRFYSSHFMHEVRAKESPYFDAWFAGNGFQVLHWPDEMYHEGAGDALFCGKELFAGYRTRSDAVAHQWLADQIGVRILPLELVNPAYYHLDTCFCPLAPEIAIYYPAAFDSYGRKVLESHIPHLIPIHDDEAARFGCNAVVVGKQIVHNSGCPRLAEDLARKGFTSTEITLDEFLKAGGSAKCLTIRIDGEDAAIWD; this is encoded by the coding sequence ATGCGTGAACACCCAACCATTTTGATGTGCCCACCGGAGCACTATGGGATCGAATATGAAATTAACCCATGGATGAAACGCACCATGGCCAGTGTGCGGGATGTCGCCTGGCAGCAATGGAAGGCACTTCGCGACCAACTGGTTGTATTCGGTGCCACCATCCATGAATTGAAACCCCAACCCGGCCTGCCCGACCTGGTTTTCACGGCCAATGCTGGGATTGTGTTTCGGGATCGATTCTATTCTTCCCACTTTATGCACGAAGTGCGGGCAAAAGAATCGCCTTATTTTGATGCCTGGTTTGCAGGAAACGGCTTTCAAGTACTCCATTGGCCCGATGAGATGTACCACGAAGGAGCAGGCGATGCCCTGTTTTGTGGCAAAGAACTCTTTGCAGGCTATCGGACACGTTCCGATGCGGTGGCTCACCAGTGGCTGGCAGATCAGATTGGAGTACGTATTCTGCCCTTAGAACTGGTTAATCCCGCTTATTACCACCTTGACACCTGTTTTTGTCCTTTGGCACCAGAAATTGCGATCTACTACCCCGCCGCGTTTGACAGTTACGGTCGGAAGGTACTGGAAAGCCACATCCCCCACCTGATACCGATTCATGATGATGAAGCGGCCCGCTTTGGTTGCAACGCAGTGGTAGTGGGCAAACAGATTGTGCACAATAGTGGCTGCCCGAGACTAGCGGAAGATCTTGCCAGAAAAGGATTTACGTCAACTGAGATTACCCTGGATGAATTCCTGAAAGCGGGTGGCAGCGCTAAGTGCCTCACCATCCGGATAGATGGGGAAGATGCCGCCATCTGGGACTGA
- a CDS encoding ATP-binding protein, protein MSMKSFKNLLGETNLERKCRILLGLGTLLLMSVSFWIFARETENLAFKQTTTSGQLLIPTILARQHFQQEQLQLVDEFENQAESNFPDAFGDYTYKLIKPNAKQPQFKPEATEIAIVNRIMGNPTSKDETQNDLENGKFHYYSVVRAEASCVQCHNVTQATLDNNGVIKEGDMMGIVKVTLSTKSIETGKNVNRALLLSFAIMTSLLIVAGSYLIIRYVIVRPVKHLKEVANAIVTGQLNVRSEIHTGDEFEDLSEAFNRMLKHLMQAQEEQAAIYNSLDMKANELARANLALYESNKTQQHFVSTVSHELRTPLNGIIGFSDVLLSSGGSLNEKQARWVMNIRKSGQHLLSLINDILDLAKIEAGKMEVRIEDFTIPSVFELIQFQFRLPLEEKQIHFQVELDQRLPTVRQDPVKIRQILTNLISNAIKFTPTGGRVTVKSLLDGENVLFIVQDTGPGIAEADQKLIFEKFRQSSSIWTREHEGTGLGLSIVRELCELLGGEISLESTPGSGATFMVHIPINYVAQNRTSESSEMKIPHELADNA, encoded by the coding sequence ATGTCGATGAAATCGTTCAAAAATCTGCTGGGCGAAACAAATCTCGAGCGAAAATGCCGCATTTTGCTTGGTTTGGGAACCTTATTGCTGATGTCAGTCAGTTTCTGGATTTTTGCCCGAGAAACAGAAAATCTGGCTTTCAAGCAGACTACCACTTCAGGACAATTGCTGATCCCCACTATTCTGGCACGTCAACATTTTCAGCAGGAACAATTACAGTTGGTCGATGAATTTGAAAACCAGGCGGAAAGCAACTTTCCAGACGCTTTTGGCGATTACACTTACAAGTTAATCAAACCAAACGCCAAGCAGCCACAATTTAAGCCGGAAGCCACCGAAATTGCGATCGTGAACCGCATTATGGGGAACCCAACTTCAAAAGATGAAACCCAGAATGATCTTGAAAACGGCAAGTTTCACTATTACAGCGTGGTGCGTGCGGAAGCTTCTTGTGTGCAGTGCCACAATGTTACTCAGGCGACCCTGGATAACAACGGTGTTATCAAAGAAGGGGATATGATGGGAATCGTCAAAGTGACGTTATCCACCAAGTCGATTGAAACTGGAAAGAATGTCAACCGTGCTCTGTTGCTGTCATTTGCGATCATGACTTCGCTGCTGATTGTCGCTGGTAGCTATCTCATTATCCGATATGTCATTGTTCGACCTGTCAAGCATTTGAAAGAAGTGGCAAATGCCATTGTTACAGGTCAACTGAATGTGCGGTCGGAAATCCACACAGGGGATGAATTTGAGGATCTCAGTGAGGCATTTAATCGGATGCTGAAGCACCTGATGCAGGCCCAGGAAGAACAGGCAGCAATATATAACAGCCTTGATATGAAAGCAAATGAACTGGCGCGGGCGAATCTGGCACTGTATGAATCGAACAAAACCCAGCAGCACTTCGTTTCCACGGTCAGCCACGAATTACGCACACCGTTGAATGGAATCATTGGTTTCAGTGATGTCCTGTTATCTTCAGGTGGGTCTCTGAACGAAAAACAGGCACGTTGGGTCATGAATATTCGCAAAAGTGGGCAGCACCTGTTGAGTTTGATCAACGATATTCTGGATCTGGCTAAAATTGAAGCTGGGAAAATGGAAGTTCGGATCGAAGATTTCACCATCCCAAGTGTATTTGAACTGATCCAGTTCCAATTTCGTCTGCCATTGGAAGAAAAACAGATTCATTTTCAGGTGGAATTAGATCAGCGCCTGCCCACGGTGCGCCAGGATCCGGTCAAAATTCGTCAGATTCTGACAAATTTAATCTCCAATGCAATCAAATTCACCCCCACCGGTGGGCGGGTAACTGTAAAATCTCTGTTGGATGGTGAAAACGTGTTGTTTATTGTGCAGGATACCGGCCCTGGAATTGCAGAAGCTGATCAGAAACTGATTTTCGAAAAGTTTCGCCAAAGTAGTTCCATATGGACCAGAGAGCATGAAGGCACTGGGCTGGGCTTATCAATCGTGCGGGAATTGTGTGAACTGCTGGGTGGGGAGATTTCGCTGGAAAGCACACCCGGATCTGGTGCAACTTTCATGGTTCATATTCCTATCAATTACGTTGCACAAAATCGGACATCAGAAAGCAGCGAAATGAAAATACCGCATGAGTTGGCTGATAACGCCTAA
- the mutM gene encoding bifunctional DNA-formamidopyrimidine glycosylase/DNA-(apurinic or apyrimidinic site) lyase, which yields MPELPEVETVVRDLRPLLIGQTITELQYSKDKLRKPWQHQWAKKIVRQQILAIERRAKWLVIRLAQPSGLVVHLGMTGQLQLFSADSPPADHTHFRFVLAPCAEELRYRDIRRFGSIQWYADIPKWYAEINQTYGPEPWDISPDDWYKRVHQLKRNWKAILLDQSIISGLGNIYADETCFRAKINPSSLPVNSDKSTIIKILESARDILTEAIELRGSTIRNYIGGSGLKGNFQDEFAVYGRTELPCPNCGSPIQQVRLAGRSTHFCPQCQQV from the coding sequence ATGCCTGAACTTCCAGAAGTGGAAACTGTTGTCCGCGACCTGCGCCCACTGTTGATTGGTCAAACAATTACTGAATTGCAATATAGTAAAGATAAACTGCGAAAACCCTGGCAGCACCAGTGGGCAAAAAAAATCGTCCGCCAGCAGATTCTTGCCATCGAAAGGCGTGCAAAATGGCTGGTCATTCGATTGGCTCAGCCCAGTGGGTTGGTGGTCCACCTCGGAATGACAGGGCAGTTACAGCTTTTTTCTGCAGATTCCCCACCTGCGGATCATACCCATTTCCGGTTTGTGCTGGCACCTTGTGCTGAAGAACTGAGATATCGAGATATCCGGAGATTTGGCAGTATCCAGTGGTATGCCGATATCCCCAAGTGGTATGCCGAAATCAACCAGACTTACGGCCCAGAGCCATGGGATATTTCACCGGACGACTGGTATAAGAGAGTGCACCAACTCAAAAGAAATTGGAAGGCAATCCTGTTAGATCAATCGATCATCAGTGGGCTGGGTAATATCTACGCCGACGAAACCTGTTTTCGAGCAAAAATCAATCCTAGCAGTTTACCCGTAAATTCTGATAAATCGACAATCATAAAAATATTGGAATCTGCACGAGATATTCTGACCGAAGCGATTGAATTGCGTGGCTCCACCATCCGTAACTACATTGGTGGCAGTGGGTTAAAAGGAAATTTCCAAGACGAATTCGCGGTTTATGGTCGCACGGAATTGCCTTGTCCAAATTGCGGCTCGCCCATCCAGCAGGTGCGTCTGGCTGGCAGATCTACTCATTTTTGCCCACAGTGCCAGCAAGTGTGA